In a genomic window of Stakelama saccharophila:
- a CDS encoding Rne/Rng family ribonuclease has translation MTMRMLIDARHREETRVAVVKGNRIEEFDFESAERKQLKGNIYLAKVTRVEPSLQAAFVDYGGNRHGFLAFSEIHPDYYQIPKEDRDALLAEEAEHAAEEAALRAEEEVDEDGEGDLEVLERPSDEDEAEAEAEDGDQAGNRGGKRDKSAVEALRQRRMSLRKRYKIQDVIRRRQVLLVQVVKEERGNKGAALTTYLSLAGRYCVLMPNTAHGGGISRKISSAADRKRLKTIMAEMKLPPTMGCIVRTAGLQRTKTEIKRDFDYLARLWDGIREATLKSTAPCPVYGDSDLIKRAIRDIYNRDIGEVIVEGEDGYRQAKDFMKLLMPSHARRVKQYSDAVPLFQRHHVEDQLGAMYHPVVQLKSGGYLVINPTEALVSIDINSGRSTREHNIEQTATATNLEAAQEIARQLRLRDMAGLVVIDFIDMDHSSNVRKVEKAMKEALKADRARIQVGRISAFGLMEMSRQRLRTGVLEASTRQCPHCEGTGLVRTASSAGLSALRLIEDEAARGRGSVLTLRASQEAAFYVLNKKRADIAEIEERYGVSVEIVSDGEIEGARMSVEASGPPPAHAPKLDQIVEYNDDDLPEETPEEEETEAESHDEEGEGARRRRRRRRGRRNRGGPGEEERDSDETSEDGDEESEQETAESAGEEDSDDDKPKRRRRGRRGGRRNRGRKAEDENGVEDRDSVEQQDAPAAAAPAEPVTEAAETPAEPESAPEAAEAKPKRTRRRPKARTESEAPAEVSETVEAAEEKPKPKRTRRKKKTVDDVAADADAVPPAKAEAEAEAKEAPNARGRGGRRKKAETEAETVEQDLEPAAPSAPAEEADAGDGASAAVDGGKADADEEAKPRRGWWQRTFG, from the coding sequence ATGACCATGCGTATGTTGATCGACGCACGCCACCGGGAGGAAACCCGCGTGGCCGTCGTCAAGGGAAACCGGATCGAGGAGTTTGATTTCGAGTCCGCGGAGCGAAAGCAGCTCAAGGGCAATATCTATCTGGCGAAAGTAACCCGCGTCGAACCCTCGCTGCAAGCGGCGTTCGTCGATTATGGCGGCAACCGCCACGGCTTCCTCGCCTTTTCCGAGATTCACCCCGATTATTATCAGATCCCCAAGGAGGATCGCGACGCCCTGCTCGCCGAAGAGGCCGAGCATGCCGCCGAGGAGGCCGCGCTGCGCGCCGAAGAGGAGGTCGACGAGGACGGCGAGGGCGATCTCGAGGTGCTCGAGCGGCCCAGCGACGAGGATGAAGCCGAGGCGGAGGCCGAAGACGGCGACCAGGCCGGGAATCGCGGCGGCAAGCGCGACAAGAGCGCGGTCGAGGCACTGCGCCAGCGCCGCATGTCGCTCAGGAAGCGCTACAAGATCCAGGACGTTATCCGCCGGCGGCAGGTACTGCTGGTCCAGGTCGTCAAGGAAGAGCGCGGCAACAAGGGCGCGGCGCTCACCACCTATCTGAGCCTTGCCGGCCGCTATTGCGTGCTGATGCCGAACACCGCCCATGGCGGCGGCATTTCGCGCAAGATCTCGTCCGCTGCCGACCGCAAGCGGCTGAAGACGATCATGGCGGAGATGAAGCTGCCGCCGACCATGGGCTGCATCGTACGCACCGCCGGGCTGCAACGCACCAAGACCGAGATCAAGCGCGACTTCGACTATCTGGCGCGGCTGTGGGACGGCATTCGCGAGGCGACGCTGAAATCGACCGCGCCGTGCCCGGTCTATGGCGACAGCGACCTCATCAAGCGCGCGATCCGCGACATCTACAACCGCGACATCGGCGAGGTGATCGTCGAGGGCGAGGACGGCTACCGCCAGGCCAAGGACTTCATGAAGCTGCTGATGCCCAGCCATGCGCGGCGCGTGAAGCAGTATTCGGACGCAGTTCCGCTGTTCCAGCGCCATCACGTCGAAGACCAGCTCGGCGCGATGTACCACCCGGTCGTGCAGCTCAAATCGGGCGGCTATCTGGTCATCAATCCGACCGAAGCGCTGGTGTCGATCGACATCAATTCCGGCAGGTCCACGCGCGAGCACAATATCGAGCAGACCGCGACCGCGACCAACCTGGAAGCGGCGCAGGAAATCGCCCGTCAGCTCCGCCTGCGCGATATGGCGGGTCTGGTCGTCATCGATTTCATCGACATGGATCATTCGTCCAATGTCCGGAAGGTCGAAAAGGCGATGAAGGAGGCGCTGAAGGCCGATCGCGCGCGCATCCAGGTGGGCCGCATCTCCGCCTTCGGCCTGATGGAGATGAGCCGCCAGCGCCTGCGCACGGGCGTGCTGGAGGCCTCCACCCGCCAGTGCCCGCATTGCGAGGGCACCGGCCTCGTCCGCACGGCGTCGTCGGCGGGCCTGTCGGCGCTGCGCCTGATCGAGGACGAGGCGGCGCGCGGCCGCGGCTCGGTGCTGACGCTGCGCGCCAGCCAGGAGGCCGCTTTCTACGTGCTCAACAAGAAGCGCGCCGACATCGCCGAGATCGAAGAACGCTACGGCGTTTCCGTCGAGATCGTGTCGGATGGGGAGATCGAGGGCGCCCGCATGTCGGTCGAGGCTTCCGGCCCGCCGCCCGCACATGCGCCCAAGCTCGACCAGATAGTCGAATATAACGACGACGACCTGCCCGAGGAAACGCCCGAGGAGGAAGAGACCGAAGCCGAATCGCACGACGAGGAGGGCGAAGGCGCACGCCGCCGCCGCCGCCGCCGCCGTGGCCGGCGCAATCGCGGCGGTCCGGGCGAAGAGGAACGCGACTCCGACGAAACGTCCGAAGACGGCGATGAGGAATCCGAGCAGGAAACGGCCGAATCCGCCGGTGAAGAGGACAGTGACGACGACAAGCCGAAGCGCCGCCGGCGCGGACGTCGCGGCGGACGTCGCAATCGCGGTCGCAAGGCGGAGGACGAGAACGGCGTCGAGGATCGGGATTCGGTGGAGCAGCAGGACGCGCCTGCCGCCGCTGCACCGGCCGAGCCGGTGACGGAAGCCGCCGAAACACCGGCCGAACCGGAATCAGCCCCGGAAGCGGCCGAGGCCAAGCCCAAGCGCACGCGTCGTCGGCCCAAGGCACGGACGGAAAGTGAGGCGCCCGCGGAAGTCTCGGAAACCGTGGAGGCTGCGGAGGAAAAGCCGAAACCCAAGCGTACGCGCCGCAAGAAGAAGACCGTCGACGACGTCGCGGCGGACGCGGACGCCGTGCCTCCGGCCAAGGCCGAAGCGGAAGCAGAGGCGAAAGAAGCTCCCAATGCGCGCGGTCGCGGTGGGCGCCGCAAGAAGGCGGAGACCGAAGCGGAAACCGTCGAGCAGGATCTCGAGCCTGCGGCGCCATCTGCGCCGGCGGAGGAAGCCGATGCCGGTGACGGAGCGTCCGCCGCGGTGGACGGCGGCAAGGCCGACGCGGACGAGGAAGCGAAGCCGCGGCGCGGCTGGTGGC